One Hypomesus transpacificus isolate Combined female chromosome 21, fHypTra1, whole genome shotgun sequence genomic window, agttaaaaacgtCGGACATTCCTGcctctcgtggtttgctgcgttgacgccagtcatggccgatcaagcgctgtttgcttactttatcaCTGACAAACTGCATGGTAGAGAATGTAAATTGTTTTCGAATTAGAACTTGCACAAACCAGTGCACTGAAATGTGTCAGTTTATATATTGGGCTAtgttaaactctttctccaatctgcagatgGATAATACAACCAGAACTCAATTAAATTTAGTCTTTCCATTAGTGAAGAGgtggactaaaaccctttcttcaacaaatatttaattcaattaaacagtttggtctaAGCCTTTTTAATCTTGCATactggcacacaaacacaactacGTTGCCCTGAGAATAGAAAAATACAacttctgccctgagaccaggagagattCATCTGCCCTCAGACAACTTCTGCCGTGAGACCAGGagagattcacctgccctcagacaacttttgccctgagaccagaggaCACAGTTGACTCAATTTTGTCCAACCTTGTTGCCCTGAGAACAGAAAAAAATGACTTCCGCCCCGagagattcacctgccctcagacaatTGGTTGTCAGATTAAACCAATCACAAACGTTTATGCCCTCAGGACAGTTTTGAGTAAAGAATATTGCCACCTGCGTCCAGCACTGTGGCTATTTCCATGTCTGAGCCGTATAACATTCTTGGAGGAAAGCCCAGGTATGACGGCTAGTTATAGTTGTATTAGTTTCACATTGTGGCAgttgtatgtattgtatgtaaAAGTGTATTTTCAATTGTGTGtcactctgtcctctgtccctctgccctCCATTAGCCTTCTGTTTATGTGTGGGTCAAGGAGCCTCTGACAGCCTCCATGCTGGCTGCTGCTCTGCCCCAGGACCAGAAGCAGATGCTGGGAAAGCGTCTGTACCACCTGTTCCAGGACATCCAGCCCAGCCTGGTTGGAAAGGTCACCGGCATAATGTTAGAGTTGGACAACGCTGAGAttctccacctgctccacctgCATGGCTCTCCATGCCAAGGTGGATGAGGCGGTGGCTGTGTACAAGATGTACAACTTAATTGTACATTAAGTGGCCAAAGAGGCCACTAAAAACACTGTGACAATAACCTTTGCTGAAGAAAAATATTAATAGGCCCAAAAATGAAAGCACTGATGGTTTTCCAAGAGAAGATCacttttattttcttaattaATGCAATTATGAACCTGAACTGATGATACGTTGACCAGGTTGTTGACATAACAAAATTAAGTTGATGTGTTGGAGTACAAGCATATGGAAGTATTCATTTTATAAAATGGGATGATCCTGGTATTACTGTACAATAGCCAGAGCAACCCATCACAACTGTATGTCTATGCTACATTGATTGAGAATGTAATCACAACAGAGAACTTGGTCGTTTAGTCTAACGTAGCTCGTGTTTTTGCAGATATGACCAAGACGGGGAAGCCAGACTCGTACTGGAGAGACATCTGCCAAAAATATGCCCAGGGCAGCTACCAGTTTTCCACAGGCAAAAGGCCCGGTGGTAAGAAATGGAAAAGAGTCCTGGAGTGTATCGATGCTTGCCCGCTGCAGAGCAAGAGCAAGGTGGATCTGTTCGGGAGACACCTAAAATGCTCTTGTGGGTTCCATAAGGTAGGTTATATGatgatttatttaatttaagtaATAACAAGTTGCTGTAGCATGAAGTAGATTATTTGCTGGATCATACCCTATTTGCACACATTTGGATACAACTAACAGTGTAGGATCATTGgtgaaattattttttatgaGCCTCTCTTGTACTTGAaatcctgcctcccccccttcaGTCAGATGTatcagaggcagggggaggctcCTTTGAGGCAGGAGAAGGCTCCAGGCAGGCAGATGGAGGCTCcaggcaggcaggtggaggCTCCTGTGAGGCAGGAGAAGGCTCCAGTGAGGCAGGAGAAGGTTCCTGTGAGGCAGGTGGAGGCTCAAGTGAGGCAGGAGAAGGCTCCTGTGAGGCAGGTGGAGGCTCCAGTCAGGCAGATGGAGGCTCAAGTCAGGCAGGAGAAGGCTCCTGTGAGGCAGGTGGAGCCTCCAGTCAGGCAGGAAGAGGCTCAAGGCAGGCAGGCGGAGGCTCCAGTGCAGACAGAACAGTAAAGTGCTGTCAGTGCAATCAGGTTGTGGAGGCAGAACAATTCTCCATGCACCTTTCTGACCGCCATAGAGAAGAGACATGTGACACCTGTGGGGCCAAGGTCCAAGGTTCTGTTGGCCTGTTGGAGCATATAGAACAGTTCCATTATTTATCCTGTTTGGCTCACCCTCCATCGCCAACTTCAACAGGTAGCTCCACCACACCATCTCCGTGGCCCACACCATCTCCGCGGCCCACAGCAGTTTCCAGAGTTGGACAACGCTGAGATTCTCCACCTGCATGGCTCTGCATACCA contains:
- the LOC124483462 gene encoding uncharacterized protein LOC124483462 isoform X1; this translates as MSQLQKLKSGSQKRKEKKEREKKQKEGSQVLTNFFTKKETVTESGPAATTPSSSSDADLRQAFCLCVGQGASDSLHAGCCSAPGPEADAGKASVPPVPGHPAQPGWKDMTKTGKPDSYWRDICQKYAQGSYQFSTGKRPGGKKWKRVLECIDACPLQSKSKVDLFGRHLKCSCGFHKVAPPHHLRGPHHLRGPQQFPELDNAEILHLHGSAYQGG
- the LOC124483462 gene encoding uncharacterized protein LOC124483462 isoform X3 encodes the protein MLAAALPQDQKQMLGKRLYHLFQDIQPSLVGKVTGIMLELDNAEILHLLHLHGSPCQDMTKTGKPDSYWRDICQKYAQGSYQFSTGKRPGGKKWKRVLECIDACPLQSKSKVDLFGRHLKCSCGFHKVAPPHHLRGPHHLRGPQQFPELDNAEILHLHGSAYQGG
- the LOC124483462 gene encoding uncharacterized protein LOC124483462 isoform X2, yielding MPKAFSWEGYVRRKRLLSGWRCGNMSQLQKLKSGSQKRKEKKEREKKQKEGSQVLTNFFTKKETVTESGPAATTPSSSSDADLRQDMTKTGKPDSYWRDICQKYAQGSYQFSTGKRPGGKKWKRVLECIDACPLQSKSKVDLFGRHLKCSCGFHKVAPPHHLRGPHHLRGPQQFPELDNAEILHLHGSAYQGG